The Flavobacterium piscisymbiosum genome includes a region encoding these proteins:
- a CDS encoding DNA-deoxyinosine glycosylase, giving the protein MKSFSFSPISNTDATILILGTMPGTKSLEINQYYGHNQNNFWKFMFAIFQEDFCNDYQTKKELLQKNKIALWDVLQFCDRVGSLDSAIKNEIANDFETFLAEHSNIKTILFNGQKAAAFFKKYVHLKKDYQLITLPSTSPANASKSYQSKLDQWKIISSL; this is encoded by the coding sequence ATGAAAAGCTTTTCTTTCTCTCCCATATCCAATACAGATGCTACTATTTTGATATTGGGCACAATGCCCGGCACAAAATCGCTGGAAATCAATCAATATTACGGTCATAATCAGAATAATTTCTGGAAATTTATGTTCGCTATTTTTCAGGAAGATTTCTGTAATGATTATCAAACGAAGAAAGAACTTTTGCAAAAAAACAAAATCGCTCTGTGGGATGTGTTGCAGTTTTGCGACAGGGTTGGAAGTTTGGACAGTGCTATAAAAAATGAAATCGCGAATGACTTTGAAACGTTTCTGGCAGAACATTCCAACATTAAAACCATATTATTCAATGGACAAAAAGCTGCTGCTTTCTTTAAAAAATATGTTCATTTAAAGAAAGACTATCAACTCATTACTTTACCTTCTACAAGCCCGGCAAATGCAAGCAAAAGTTATCAGTCTAAATTAGACCAATGGAAAATTATAAGTTCATTATAA
- a CDS encoding NAD(P)/FAD-dependent oxidoreductase, translating to MKLRSSETFWPLKSAMKYSYPSIDSDHTTEILIIGGGITGALIAYKLISEGKKVILVDRRDVANGSTAASTALLQYEIDVPLHELIKIRGLECAVDSYSNGKKAIFDLRTIIDTIKSDCQFEFKKSIYYCSLKKDIPFLRNEFKCRKEHGFDVNWLERWDLEKMGLNAIAGIESKTAAVMDPYKLANDLLHYCQKKGMQIYDRTNITSIQNQKSKSIAHTENKFTISAEHIIHCSGYESTETLTEKMVDLKSTYVIASENIEFLPTAFKNAIFWDTSKPYLYFRVTSDNRIIMGGGDEDFKDAKKRDKLLDKKEQYLLRHFKRKFPKINFKIDYSWAGTFGETKDGLPYFGKPDPTKNEHYVLGFGGNGITFSVIGMNSIMDSINNKKNQDLEYYRFGR from the coding sequence ATGAAACTACGTTCCTCTGAAACTTTTTGGCCTTTAAAAAGTGCCATGAAATACAGTTATCCTTCTATAGACTCAGATCATACTACAGAGATTTTAATTATTGGCGGAGGAATTACCGGCGCTTTAATCGCTTACAAGTTAATTTCCGAAGGCAAAAAAGTCATATTGGTTGATCGTCGCGATGTTGCCAACGGAAGTACTGCTGCCAGCACTGCCCTGCTTCAATATGAAATAGATGTTCCGCTTCATGAACTCATAAAAATTAGAGGATTAGAATGTGCCGTTGATAGTTATAGCAACGGAAAAAAAGCCATTTTTGATTTACGTACTATTATTGATACTATAAAAAGTGACTGTCAGTTCGAATTTAAAAAAAGCATTTATTACTGTTCCCTTAAAAAGGATATTCCGTTTTTGAGAAACGAATTTAAATGCCGAAAAGAACACGGATTTGATGTTAACTGGCTTGAAAGATGGGATCTTGAAAAAATGGGTTTAAATGCCATTGCGGGAATAGAATCTAAAACTGCAGCGGTTATGGATCCTTATAAACTCGCAAATGATTTACTGCATTACTGCCAAAAAAAGGGCATGCAAATTTATGACAGAACGAATATTACCTCGATTCAAAATCAAAAATCAAAATCGATTGCCCATACCGAAAACAAGTTTACCATTAGTGCAGAACATATTATTCACTGCAGTGGATATGAAAGTACTGAAACACTAACCGAAAAAATGGTAGATTTAAAAAGTACCTACGTAATTGCATCTGAAAATATTGAATTTTTACCCACGGCTTTTAAGAATGCTATTTTTTGGGATACTTCTAAACCCTATCTCTATTTTAGAGTAACATCTGACAACCGAATTATTATGGGCGGTGGCGACGAGGATTTTAAAGATGCTAAAAAACGAGACAAATTACTGGATAAAAAAGAGCAATATCTATTAAGGCATTTTAAGAGAAAATTTCCCAAGATCAATTTCAAAATTGATTATTCATGGGCAGGAACTTTTGGAGAAACCAAAGATGGTTTGCCTTATTTTGGGAAACCGGACCCCACCAAAAACGAACACTATGTTCTTGGATTTGGAGGAAACGGAATCACCTTTAGCGTTATAGGCATGAACTCTATCATGGATTCTATTAATAATAAAAAGAATCAGGATTTAGAGTATTATAGGTTTGGGCGTTGA
- a CDS encoding bifunctional helix-turn-helix transcriptional regulator/GNAT family N-acetyltransferase: MEFFDKVGKVALGSRLRLMTAIITDDAAKIYESYGMNFMPKWFPVFYTLMEDREITITEIASEIGHSQPSVSKIVQEMITAGLVQESLKSSDKRRNVVGLTPQGWEFSKELKLQLKDVEAAVDGLINQSTHNLWAALEEWEFLLNQKSLFKRVNEEKKKRESQDVQIVAFEPQYLEAFKSLNIQWISTYFEMEEADYKALDNPEEYILNKGGKILVALYRNEPVGVCALIKMKDSNYDFEMAKMAVSPKAQGKNIGFLLGQAIVNTARELGASKIYLESNTILKPAINLYYKLGFQKVYGLATPYKRCNIQMELKV, translated from the coding sequence ATGGAATTTTTCGACAAAGTAGGTAAAGTGGCTTTAGGAAGTCGGTTACGTTTAATGACAGCTATAATCACAGATGATGCTGCCAAAATATATGAATCATACGGCATGAATTTTATGCCAAAATGGTTCCCGGTGTTTTATACCCTTATGGAAGACAGAGAAATTACTATTACAGAAATCGCAAGTGAAATTGGTCATTCGCAACCGTCTGTAAGCAAGATTGTTCAGGAAATGATTACTGCCGGATTGGTACAAGAAAGCCTGAAAAGCAGTGATAAGCGTAGAAATGTTGTCGGTCTTACACCACAAGGCTGGGAATTTTCGAAAGAACTAAAACTTCAATTAAAGGATGTCGAAGCAGCAGTTGATGGATTAATAAATCAATCGACTCATAATCTTTGGGCAGCACTTGAAGAATGGGAGTTTTTATTAAATCAAAAATCATTGTTTAAACGAGTAAACGAGGAGAAGAAAAAGCGTGAAAGTCAGGATGTACAAATCGTAGCATTCGAACCTCAATATCTTGAAGCATTCAAATCCTTAAACATACAGTGGATTTCGACCTACTTCGAAATGGAAGAAGCCGATTATAAAGCTTTGGATAATCCTGAGGAATATATTTTAAACAAAGGCGGGAAAATCCTTGTGGCGTTATATCGCAATGAACCCGTAGGAGTTTGCGCGCTTATTAAAATGAAAGATTCCAACTATGATTTTGAAATGGCAAAAATGGCCGTTTCACCAAAAGCTCAGGGAAAAAACATTGGCTTTCTATTAGGTCAGGCAATCGTAAACACGGCCAGAGAACTGGGAGCAAGTAAAATATATCTGGAAAGCAATACGATCTTAAAACCTGCAATAAATTTGTATTACAAATTAGGTTTCCAGAAAGTATACGGTTTGGCAACGCCTTATAAACGTTGTAATATTCAAATGGAGTTAAAAGTTTAA
- a CDS encoding helix-turn-helix domain-containing protein — MKILTINTERIQNIFEELNTYLGGKVTLDLDEYTLETNNSFAKGSIIGSSFNDDISYVQFDMTFSADVRMDIVNPIESPVYFAYCSKGSLSHSFGSTGEERKFKTFQTAIVTSKKNQDNVLFFEKDKKTKFTLIIVGTQVTHQNPDHSLNQKVKETFFENNTVQDFFYVGSYNLKIAEKIEQLNAITQTGIVRNLLKEGILRIILAMEIQQHTDDLCMNSKDTNCLTLREMEEIKELSEAIRANPEEAFTIKSLSKKSGLSPNKLQEGFKMIHNRTVNDYITHMRVLKAEILIRTSDLNISEIVYCIGFTSRSYFSKIFKQKFNCSPKEYKFNLNPLAITA; from the coding sequence ATGAAAATACTTACTATAAATACAGAAAGAATTCAAAATATTTTTGAAGAATTAAATACATACTTAGGAGGTAAAGTAACTTTGGATCTGGATGAGTACACGCTTGAAACTAATAATAGTTTTGCAAAAGGTTCGATCATTGGATCTTCTTTTAATGATGACATTTCATATGTTCAGTTCGATATGACTTTTTCTGCAGATGTTCGCATGGATATTGTAAATCCTATAGAATCACCGGTTTATTTTGCCTATTGTTCTAAAGGAAGTTTGTCACATAGTTTTGGCAGTACCGGCGAGGAACGAAAATTTAAAACATTTCAGACCGCGATAGTTACCTCAAAGAAAAATCAGGATAATGTACTGTTTTTCGAAAAAGATAAAAAAACAAAATTTACCCTAATAATAGTAGGAACTCAGGTAACGCATCAAAATCCGGATCACTCTTTGAACCAAAAAGTAAAAGAGACTTTCTTTGAAAACAATACTGTTCAGGATTTCTTTTACGTAGGTTCATACAACCTGAAAATTGCCGAAAAAATAGAACAATTAAACGCCATTACACAAACCGGAATTGTTAGAAATCTTCTAAAAGAAGGAATTCTGCGCATCATCTTGGCAATGGAAATTCAGCAGCATACAGATGATTTATGTATGAATTCTAAAGATACAAATTGCCTTACCTTACGCGAAATGGAGGAAATCAAAGAACTTTCTGAAGCCATTAGAGCCAATCCGGAAGAAGCTTTTACGATTAAATCCTTAAGCAAAAAATCAGGTTTATCGCCAAACAAATTACAGGAAGGTTTTAAAATGATTCATAACAGAACCGTAAACGATTATATTACCCATATGCGTGTTCTAAAAGCCGAAATCTTAATCAGAACTTCTGATCTTAATATATCCGAAATCGTTTACTGCATAGGTTTTACCAGCAGAAGCTATTTCTCAAAAATATTCAAACAAAAATTCAATTGCAGTCCAAAAGAATATAAATTCAATTTGAATCCGTTGGCTATAACAGCTTAA
- a CDS encoding low affinity iron permease family protein translates to MKTKKQKKSSAFEKFATHVSKAAGSTTAFIGAFLIVVVWAVSGPIFDYSETWQLVINTGTTIITFLMVFLIQKAQNKDSLAIQLKLNELVASNEYSSNSLVDIESMTEEEMIIVQKYYHKLSELAKKDESIRNSHSIAEASEQHERKDKNRTKLRTRNITKK, encoded by the coding sequence ATGAAAACTAAAAAACAAAAGAAAAGCAGTGCTTTCGAAAAATTTGCCACTCATGTTTCTAAAGCGGCAGGAAGCACGACAGCTTTTATAGGTGCTTTTTTAATTGTAGTAGTTTGGGCAGTGTCAGGTCCTATTTTCGATTACTCAGAAACCTGGCAATTGGTTATTAATACGGGAACAACCATTATCACCTTTTTGATGGTTTTCCTGATTCAGAAAGCACAAAACAAAGATTCATTGGCCATTCAGTTAAAACTTAATGAATTAGTTGCTTCCAACGAATATTCCAGCAATAGTCTGGTAGATATTGAAAGTATGACCGAAGAAGAAATGATTATCGTTCAGAAATATTATCACAAACTGAGTGAACTGGCCAAAAAAGACGAAAGCATCAGAAACTCACACTCTATTGCAGAAGCTTCTGAACAGCACGAACGAAAAGATAAGAACAGAACTAAACTACGCACCCGAAATATTACAAAAAAATGA
- a CDS encoding MlaD family protein, which translates to MEKQSGYTWKLGMFVTIGLLLFIMAIYFIGKQKNLFGSTFNITSQFKTVSGLEVGNNVRFSGINIGTVEEIQLINDSSVVVRMVIKDEVREFIKTDARASIGSDGLMGDKVLTISPGVKSTKVIENGGAIASVNGIEMQDLMKSVKKSVDNAAVITDELAIFSHSMNTGNGALARLVRDDKMANSVSNTLSNLESGTKGFSENMEAAKNNFLLKGYFKKKEKEKEKKKEEIKEQQEEQQKKAEKAKEEKAKEEKAKEDKEKAEKAEKEKEKAAEKAKEEKEKLEKQKAEDTKKAEKGK; encoded by the coding sequence ATGGAGAAGCAATCTGGATATACTTGGAAATTAGGAATGTTTGTAACAATAGGTTTATTGCTTTTTATAATGGCAATTTACTTTATTGGTAAACAAAAAAATCTTTTTGGTTCGACATTCAACATCACATCACAGTTTAAAACCGTGAGCGGTTTAGAAGTGGGAAATAATGTTCGTTTTTCAGGAATTAATATCGGAACGGTCGAAGAAATTCAATTAATAAACGATTCTTCGGTAGTGGTAAGAATGGTTATTAAGGATGAAGTTCGTGAATTTATTAAAACAGATGCCCGTGCAAGTATTGGTTCTGATGGATTAATGGGAGACAAAGTGCTTACTATTTCTCCCGGTGTTAAATCGACAAAAGTGATAGAAAACGGTGGTGCAATTGCTTCGGTAAACGGAATTGAAATGCAGGATTTAATGAAAAGCGTGAAGAAAAGTGTTGATAATGCTGCTGTAATCACCGATGAATTAGCCATTTTCAGCCATAGTATGAATACCGGAAATGGTGCTTTGGCACGATTAGTTCGTGATGATAAAATGGCGAACAGCGTTTCGAATACACTTTCGAACTTAGAATCAGGTACAAAAGGTTTTAGTGAAAATATGGAAGCTGCAAAAAATAACTTCCTGCTTAAAGGATACTTCAAGAAAAAAGAGAAAGAAAAAGAAAAGAAAAAAGAAGAAATAAAAGAGCAACAAGAAGAACAGCAGAAAAAGGCAGAAAAAGCTAAAGAAGAAAAAGCTAAAGAAGAAAAGGCTAAGGAAGACAAAGAGAAAGCTGAAAAAGCCGAAAAAGAAAAGGAAAAAGCAGCAGAGAAAGCCAAAGAAGAAAAAGAAAAACTGGAAAAACAAAAAGCTGAAGATACTAAAAAAGCTGAAAAAGGAAAATAA
- a CDS encoding cupin domain-containing protein: MKNIVKKENAVSRQFLGVDFVVLSIGRDSMVTKMLYKSTDNVPFHKHPNEQSGYVISGKYNLKFGGEEFALSEGDTYSIPANIEHSIEIIEAGEVVDVFTPIRQDYL, from the coding sequence ATGAAAAACATTGTAAAAAAAGAAAATGCTGTTTCAAGACAGTTTTTAGGAGTTGATTTTGTTGTGCTTTCGATAGGGAGAGATTCTATGGTAACAAAAATGTTGTATAAATCGACAGATAATGTTCCGTTTCACAAACATCCAAACGAGCAAAGTGGTTACGTAATTTCGGGTAAGTACAACTTAAAATTTGGAGGAGAAGAATTTGCATTATCAGAAGGTGATACCTATTCGATTCCTGCTAATATTGAGCATTCTATAGAAATTATCGAAGCGGGAGAAGTAGTCGATGTATTTACACCTATAAGGCAAGATTATTTATAA
- a CDS encoding AsmA family protein, with product MKTSYKNISLKILKVTGIVIASILLLLFLIPLLFPGTVATEVKKIANERLDTKLDFSKSRLSFFTHFPSLTVSLDDLSMTGSAPFSNDTLLKAEQVAFGINLKRLIFDNEVKINKLYVSKALINIMVNQKGQANYNIYVAPEDRDKKPDDPNAPEEGTAIRLERIDLEDCHVKYNDRSAKILVDAKGFNYVGKGNLSEDIFDLNTDARIDNVDFYYDRTAYLRKKAVRADLITRINTHALSFILQKNELRINKLPLKFTGLFTILRDGYKINIKAASENTTLKDLFSVMPPEYLTWMNETEISGNSDLLFTFRGNYNVAKKQKPDLAFNLKINKGAINYQNAPAPLTDFQMNLNAVLPSLDIEKLLINLDTFKFKVGEKDYFNAYLRSKGFNEMTVDASVKGALDLATVDAALGLSSIDLKGTLKTNIQAKGIFSTSKKLFPKTIGGIALHNGWLKTDSYPNPIKDITFVANVLNKAGTFQDLIVAVAPASFVFEGNPMYVNATLSDFSDLAYNAKIKGELNVGRIYQVFSQKGLDVTGYAKADLSLKGKQSYATKGQYDKLDNRGTIILKNIKATSELFPKAFFIKQGNFRFQNEKMWFEKFDAFYGKSDFAINGYLLNTINYFLESHGTLSGDFKMKSKLINVDEFMALKKGENTDRNLEVEYAKEDHPKMSGVVIVPKNLNVALTADANKVEYNGLVLNKLNGKVGMTKAGFYLENANFNIIDCLVGINATYKDESPTSAHFDAHFTAKDFSVQRAYKEIPMFHDMVTVAEKAQGIISVDYKIKGDLDGNMSPIYASLDGGGKLNLRDVKIKGLKLFDGISSQTGQKGLDDPNLKGIEINSTINNNLIHIEDFTFSVASFRPTIKGTTSFDGLLDLRMRLGLPPFGIVGFPIVITGTHQDPKIKIFSKTGKKIDPAVYDEKHNKVIRKEKVSKQKK from the coding sequence ATGAAAACTTCATATAAAAATATAAGCCTGAAAATCTTAAAAGTAACAGGAATAGTAATAGCAAGTATCTTGCTATTATTGTTTTTGATACCATTGCTATTTCCCGGAACCGTTGCTACAGAAGTAAAGAAAATCGCCAACGAACGATTAGACACTAAACTGGATTTTTCGAAATCCAGACTTTCGTTTTTTACACACTTTCCTTCCCTGACTGTTTCTCTTGATGATTTGTCAATGACAGGATCAGCGCCTTTTAGTAATGATACTTTGCTAAAAGCAGAACAGGTAGCTTTTGGTATCAACCTAAAAAGATTGATTTTTGATAATGAAGTAAAAATTAATAAATTATATGTTTCTAAAGCCTTAATCAATATAATGGTCAACCAAAAAGGACAGGCCAATTATAATATTTATGTCGCTCCGGAAGATCGCGATAAAAAACCGGACGATCCTAATGCTCCCGAAGAAGGAACAGCTATTCGCTTAGAACGAATTGACCTGGAAGATTGTCATGTAAAATACAACGATCGTTCTGCCAAAATCCTGGTCGATGCAAAAGGTTTTAATTACGTAGGAAAAGGAAATTTGAGCGAAGATATTTTCGACTTAAATACCGATGCAAGAATTGATAATGTAGATTTCTATTACGACCGAACCGCTTATCTAAGAAAAAAAGCAGTCCGCGCTGATTTAATTACAAGAATTAATACACACGCTCTTTCGTTTATTCTTCAAAAAAATGAATTACGAATCAATAAATTGCCATTAAAATTTACTGGTTTATTTACCATTTTAAGAGACGGGTATAAAATTAATATCAAAGCCGCATCTGAAAATACAACACTAAAAGATTTATTTTCTGTAATGCCTCCAGAATATTTAACGTGGATGAATGAAACCGAAATCTCAGGTAACAGTGATTTACTTTTTACTTTTAGAGGAAATTATAATGTTGCCAAAAAACAAAAACCGGATTTAGCTTTTAATTTAAAAATCAATAAAGGCGCGATTAATTACCAGAATGCTCCCGCTCCACTGACTGATTTTCAGATGAATCTAAATGCTGTTTTACCTTCATTAGACATCGAAAAACTATTGATTAATCTTGATACTTTTAAATTTAAAGTTGGCGAAAAAGACTATTTCAATGCTTATTTACGCAGCAAAGGATTTAACGAAATGACTGTCGATGCAAGCGTAAAAGGTGCATTAGACTTAGCCACAGTTGATGCTGCATTGGGTTTAAGCAGTATAGATTTAAAAGGAACCTTAAAAACTAACATTCAGGCAAAAGGTATTTTTAGTACTTCGAAAAAACTCTTCCCTAAAACCATTGGCGGAATTGCATTACACAACGGCTGGCTAAAAACCGACTCTTATCCTAATCCTATTAAAGACATTACTTTTGTTGCCAATGTACTTAACAAAGCCGGAACTTTTCAGGATTTGATTGTTGCCGTTGCTCCTGCATCATTTGTTTTTGAAGGAAATCCAATGTATGTAAATGCAACACTTTCGGATTTTAGCGATTTGGCGTATAATGCTAAAATAAAAGGAGAATTAAATGTTGGCAGAATCTATCAGGTTTTTTCTCAAAAAGGACTTGATGTAACGGGTTATGCAAAAGCAGATCTTTCACTTAAAGGAAAACAAAGCTACGCCACAAAAGGGCAATACGATAAACTGGATAATAGAGGAACTATTATTTTAAAAAACATCAAAGCAACATCAGAACTTTTCCCAAAAGCATTTTTTATCAAACAAGGAAATTTCCGTTTCCAGAATGAGAAAATGTGGTTCGAAAAATTTGATGCCTTTTATGGTAAATCTGATTTTGCTATTAATGGCTATTTATTAAATACCATTAATTATTTTCTGGAATCACACGGAACTTTGAGTGGAGATTTTAAAATGAAATCAAAACTGATTAACGTTGATGAATTTATGGCGCTTAAAAAAGGCGAAAACACAGATCGTAATCTTGAAGTTGAATATGCCAAAGAAGATCATCCAAAGATGAGCGGAGTGGTTATTGTACCCAAAAACCTAAATGTCGCGCTTACTGCAGATGCGAATAAAGTAGAATACAACGGACTGGTTTTAAACAAACTTAATGGTAAAGTAGGAATGACAAAAGCTGGTTTTTATTTAGAAAATGCCAATTTTAATATCATCGATTGTTTAGTAGGTATTAATGCAACTTATAAAGACGAATCGCCGACATCTGCCCATTTTGATGCTCATTTTACAGCCAAAGATTTTAGTGTTCAAAGAGCTTACAAAGAAATCCCGATGTTTCATGATATGGTAACTGTAGCTGAAAAAGCGCAGGGAATTATCTCTGTAGATTATAAAATAAAAGGAGATTTAGACGGAAATATGAGCCCTATTTATGCCTCGCTTGATGGCGGTGGAAAATTGAATTTACGCGATGTAAAAATCAAAGGATTAAAATTATTTGATGGTATTAGTTCTCAAACAGGACAAAAAGGTTTGGATGATCCTAATTTAAAAGGCATCGAAATCAATTCGACCATTAATAATAATTTAATTCATATTGAAGATTTCACCTTTAGCGTGGCCAGTTTTAGACCTACCATAAAAGGGACAACAAGTTTCGACGGGCTTTTAGATTTACGAATGCGATTAGGATTACCTCCTTTTGGAATCGTTGGATTTCCGATTGTGATAACGGGAACGCATCAGGATCCTAAAATTAAAATATTCAGTAAAACAGGTAAAAAAATTGATCCCGCAGTTTATGATGAAAAACACAACAAAGTGATTCGTAAAGAAAAAGTAAGCAAACAAAAAAAGTAA
- a CDS encoding MlaE family ABC transporter permease has protein sequence MILTLKNTFAEIGNATVFAKQFFKEVFVPPYETKEFLKQCYVIGYKSLPLVAITGFIMGLVLTLQSRPTLVKFGAESWLPGMVALSLIREIAPVITALICAGKISSGIGAELGSMKVTEQIDAMEVSAINPYNYLVVTRILACTLMVPLLVFFADAIGIIGGYVGINIHGDVNFYRYLTQILQSLEFLDLIPATVKTFFFGFFIGMIGCYKGFNASNGTESVGKAANSAVVTASLTIFIIDMVAVQITDLFF, from the coding sequence TTGATACTTACTTTAAAAAATACATTCGCAGAAATAGGAAATGCAACAGTGTTTGCAAAGCAGTTTTTTAAGGAGGTTTTTGTTCCGCCTTATGAAACGAAAGAGTTCCTGAAACAATGTTATGTTATTGGCTATAAATCATTGCCGCTGGTTGCTATAACCGGCTTTATTATGGGTTTGGTACTAACGCTGCAATCCAGACCAACTTTGGTAAAATTTGGAGCAGAATCCTGGTTACCGGGAATGGTAGCACTTTCTTTGATTAGAGAAATCGCTCCTGTAATTACAGCCTTAATTTGTGCCGGAAAAATTTCGTCAGGAATTGGTGCCGAATTAGGTTCTATGAAAGTGACAGAACAAATTGATGCGATGGAAGTTTCGGCTATTAACCCTTATAATTATTTAGTAGTAACAAGAATCCTGGCCTGTACCCTTATGGTGCCTTTATTGGTATTTTTTGCAGATGCAATCGGGATTATTGGCGGATATGTTGGGATTAACATTCATGGTGATGTCAACTTTTACCGTTACCTCACACAAATTCTTCAATCGCTTGAATTTCTGGATTTAATTCCGGCCACCGTAAAAACATTCTTTTTTGGATTTTTTATTGGAATGATTGGATGTTATAAAGGATTTAATGCCTCTAACGGAACCGAAAGTGTAGGAAAAGCAGCCAACTCTGCCGTAGTAACCGCTTCATTAACCATTTTTATTATTGATATGGTTGCTGTTCAAATAACCGATTTATTTTTTTAA
- a CDS encoding DUF6526 family protein, whose protein sequence is MKIQTYYNHIRFYTPHHFIYYPILTLFLGASIYFAFTTNDTLIWSFISVVFVFLFCLAFMLRQHYALILQNRIVRLEVRYRYFTLTGKRFEEIEYKLTDDQIFALRFAPDDELVPLLEDALKNNLSGDAIKKAIVHWKADYNRV, encoded by the coding sequence ATGAAAATTCAAACTTACTACAATCATATTCGTTTTTACACTCCGCATCATTTTATTTACTACCCTATTCTAACCCTATTTTTAGGCGCCAGTATTTACTTTGCTTTTACCACAAACGATACCTTAATTTGGTCTTTTATCAGCGTTGTTTTTGTCTTTTTATTTTGTCTTGCTTTTATGCTGCGCCAGCATTACGCACTTATTCTTCAAAACAGGATTGTACGCCTGGAAGTGCGTTACCGTTATTTTACCCTTACGGGAAAAAGATTCGAGGAAATAGAATATAAACTAACAGACGATCAAATATTTGCCCTTCGGTTTGCTCCCGATGATGAATTGGTGCCACTGCTTGAAGATGCACTAAAAAACAACCTCAGCGGTGATGCCATAAAAAAAGCCATCGTACACTGGAAAGCCGATTATAACAGGGTTTAA
- a CDS encoding ABC transporter ATP-binding protein, whose product MIKEKENIEKNKVSKTKKQEPIIVIKDLHKTFGKDNKVLQGVNLTVNKGEDLVILGRSGSGKSVTIKCIVGLIEPDKGEIKVFDENVLNLTKPELNEIRVRIGFLFQSGALYDSMSVRENLAFTLKKHKRDLTAEEVESEVMEALDNVGLSDAIDKMPSELSGGMQKRIGLARTLILKPEIILYDEPTTGLDTITSREISELILNIKHKRKTTSIIITHDMACAKLTADRIMVLKDGVIHAEGTYEELEKDEDEWVRSFFQ is encoded by the coding sequence ATGATTAAGGAAAAAGAAAATATAGAAAAAAATAAAGTCTCTAAAACCAAAAAGCAAGAACCTATCATTGTCATTAAAGACTTGCATAAAACTTTTGGTAAAGACAACAAAGTCCTGCAAGGTGTAAATCTTACGGTAAACAAAGGCGAGGATTTGGTGATACTGGGACGTTCAGGATCAGGAAAATCGGTAACTATAAAATGTATTGTGGGATTAATCGAACCTGATAAAGGCGAAATAAAAGTTTTTGATGAAAATGTATTGAACCTCACAAAACCGGAACTCAATGAAATTAGAGTCCGTATTGGTTTTTTGTTCCAAAGTGGTGCTTTATACGACTCTATGTCGGTTCGCGAAAATCTGGCTTTTACATTAAAAAAACACAAAAGAGATTTAACCGCCGAGGAAGTTGAAAGTGAAGTGATGGAAGCCCTGGACAATGTAGGACTAAGTGATGCAATTGATAAAATGCCATCTGAATTATCGGGTGGAATGCAAAAGCGAATTGGCCTTGCCAGAACTTTAATCTTAAAACCGGAAATCATATTATACGATGAACCAACAACCGGATTAGATACGATAACATCTCGTGAAATAAGCGAATTGATTCTCAACATCAAACATAAACGCAAAACAACTTCTATCATTATTACCCATGATATGGCTTGTGCAAAACTTACAGCCGACAGAATTATGGTTTTGAAAGATGGTGTAATACATGCCGAAGGAACATATGAAGAACTAGAAAAAGACGAAGACGAATGGGTTCGTTCTTTTTTTCAATAA